Proteins from a single region of Pelodiscus sinensis isolate JC-2024 chromosome 29, ASM4963464v1, whole genome shotgun sequence:
- the LOC102453115 gene encoding keratin, type I cytoskeletal 19, protein MSTYSLKQITSSGLGNFSGPSARRAVGFFGTPSVHGGSGGRDISVSTARFVSSGFGGGLGAGYDGGSYSSFSGGFGGGDGLLSGNEKTTMQNLNDRLASYLDKVRALEEANSDLEIKIRDWYQKQGPGPAHDYSLYYKTIEDLRDKILAATVDNSKVILQIDNARLAADDFKTKFETEMALRMSVEADINGLRRVLDELTLARADLEMQIENLKEELSFLKKNHEEEMNALGGQTGGQVSVEVDAAPGIDLSKILTDMRDQYEVMAEKNRKDAETWFNNKTEELNREVAVNTEQLQTSKTEITDLRRTLQGLEIELQSQLSMKAGLEGTLADTENRYGAQLAQIQQRIGNIEAQLTDLRADMERQNSEYRMLMDIKTHLEQEIATYRQLLEGQGS, encoded by the exons ATGTCCACTTACAGCTTGAAGCAAATAACCTCTTCGGGCTTAGGTAATTTTAGTGGTCCCTCAGCCAGACGAGCTGTTGGTTTCTTCGGGACTCCGAGTGTCCATGGGGGATCTGGTGGCAGGGATATCTCTGTCTCTACTGCTCGATTTGTCTCTTCTGGGTTCGGAGGTGGCTTGGGTGCTGGATATGATGGGGGGTCATACAGTAGCTTTAGTGGTGGCTTTGGTGGTGGCGATGGCCTCCTTTCTGGAAACGAAAAGACAACTATGCAGAACCTGAATGACCGTCTGGCATCCTACCTCGACAAAGTACGTGCTCTGGAGGAGGCAAATTCTGACCTAGAAATTAAAATCCGAGACTGGTACCAGAAACaaggaccagggccagcccatgACTACAGCTTATATTACAAAACTATTGAAGATCTTCGAGACAAG ATTCTTGCTGCCACAGTTGACAACTCTAAGGTTATCCTGCAGATTGATAATGCCAGACTGGCTGCTGATGACTTCAAAACCAA gTTTGAGACAGAGATGGCCCTGCGCATGAGTGTTGAGGCTGACATCAATGGCCTCCGTAGAGTTCTGGATGAACTGACCCTGGCCAGAGCTGACCTGGAGATGCAGATCGAAAACTTGAAGGAGGAGCTGTCTTTCCTAAAGAAGAATCATGaggag GAAATGAATGCCCTGGGTGGGCAAACAGGAGGCCAAGTCAGTGTTGAGGTTGACGCTGCACCAGGTATTGATCTGTCCAAGATCCTGACTGACATGAGAGACCAGTATGAAGTCATGGCCGAGAAGAACAGGAAGGATGCTGAAACTTGGTTCAACAACAAG ACTGAAGAACTGAACCGAGAAGTGGCTGTCAACACTGAACAGCTGCAGACCAGCAAGACTGAAATCACAGATCTGAGACgcaccctgcagggcctggagatAGAGCTTCAATCCCAGCTTAGCATG AAAGCTGGCTTGGAAGGCACCTTGGCAGACACAGAGAACCGCTATGGTGCCCAGCTAGCACAGATACAGCAGCGTATTGGCAACATTGAGGCACAGCTCACTGACCTTCGAGCTGACATGGAGCGGCAGAATAGTGAATACAGGATGCTCATGGACATCAAGACCCATCTGGAACAGGAGATTGCCACTTACCGCCAACTGCTGGAAGGCCAAGGCTCCTA G